In Deltaproteobacteria bacterium, a genomic segment contains:
- the flgK gene encoding flagellar hook-associated protein FlgK, whose protein sequence is MNLNSLLGLAANALLRNQVALGVAGHNVANVNTEGYSRQRVVFTSERPSEAAFGQLGNGVNIQSIRRQVDTFLYRETNRESQFQSRWEAQNRVLNEVETILTENEEYGINKSLNDFWNAWSDLANEPGGYTERNAVVSAANKLAQAFESRSDALNQTRRSLDVQIQGAIAEVNSITERIRELNSLIQSAETGRDVVANDLRDKRDQLVDELATYLDIEYLEESGPSGEPVFHVFLSGGSPLVSGQHKWDLSADDLLSESEFHDIKYMGGSNQDSVMPNISKGKLAAWLTLRDETIPGILEDLDLLAASVVNEVNKLHYSGYGLDGTSGNRFFEILPPTIQSDDRNAGHLTLEGSVFDITALTMDDYRIEFISGTEFRIVNERTGDELKDPTGAPGDYVWTYASGIPIRFDGMQITIADGTTPPFNPPLVPQPGDTYHISGSQGMASKMAVASEVVANTDKIAAGESPDAGDNSVALRINELQMGNVMNGGTATFETYFGEIVGRVGVIKLEAETNEQHYSSIVEQLEVLKSSVSGVSLDEEMTQIMKFQYAFQASSKLITVTDQLFQTLLDTLRR, encoded by the coding sequence ATGAATTTAAACTCATTGCTGGGACTGGCGGCCAACGCACTGCTACGTAACCAAGTGGCGCTGGGTGTCGCCGGCCACAACGTGGCCAACGTGAACACGGAAGGATACTCGCGTCAGAGAGTGGTGTTCACAAGTGAACGTCCATCGGAAGCCGCCTTCGGGCAACTGGGAAATGGTGTTAACATTCAGTCCATCCGGCGCCAAGTGGACACCTTTCTTTACCGTGAAACGAATCGGGAAAGCCAGTTTCAGTCTCGCTGGGAAGCCCAAAATCGGGTTCTCAACGAGGTGGAGACCATTCTTACCGAGAACGAAGAGTATGGGATTAACAAGTCCTTGAACGACTTCTGGAACGCATGGTCCGACCTTGCCAACGAGCCCGGCGGATACACCGAAAGAAACGCCGTGGTCTCCGCTGCGAACAAACTGGCCCAGGCCTTTGAATCCAGAAGCGACGCCCTCAACCAGACGAGGCGTTCCCTGGATGTTCAGATTCAGGGCGCCATAGCGGAAGTCAATAGTATAACGGAGCGAATACGAGAACTAAACAGCCTCATCCAATCCGCTGAAACGGGCCGGGACGTTGTGGCCAACGATTTGAGGGATAAGAGGGACCAACTCGTCGATGAGTTGGCCACGTATCTGGATATCGAGTATCTCGAGGAGTCCGGCCCCAGCGGGGAGCCCGTATTTCATGTCTTCTTGTCGGGCGGAAGTCCGTTGGTGTCGGGGCAACATAAATGGGATCTCTCAGCGGACGACCTGCTGTCGGAGTCGGAATTCCACGACATAAAATATATGGGTGGGAGCAATCAGGACAGCGTCATGCCGAATATTTCGAAGGGGAAGCTGGCTGCGTGGCTGACTCTGCGTGACGAGACCATTCCGGGAATCCTGGAAGACCTGGACCTGCTGGCCGCGAGCGTGGTCAATGAAGTCAACAAGCTGCACTATAGCGGATATGGACTCGACGGAACCAGCGGTAATCGGTTCTTCGAGATTCTCCCGCCCACCATACAGAGTGACGACCGGAACGCGGGCCATCTAACCCTCGAAGGCTCGGTATTTGACATAACTGCCCTGACCATGGACGATTATAGGATCGAGTTTATTTCGGGAACCGAGTTCAGGATTGTCAACGAACGGACGGGGGACGAACTCAAGGATCCCACGGGCGCGCCCGGTGATTATGTCTGGACCTATGCCAGCGGTATTCCGATCCGCTTCGACGGAATGCAGATCACCATAGCGGACGGCACCACTCCTCCGTTCAATCCGCCGTTGGTCCCTCAGCCCGGGGACACGTATCATATAAGCGGCTCGCAGGGTATGGCTTCCAAAATGGCGGTGGCCTCGGAAGTGGTGGCGAACACGGACAAGATCGCTGCAGGGGAATCTCCGGACGCGGGCGACAATAGTGTGGCGTTGCGTATCAACGAGTTGCAGATGGGCAACGTCATGAACGGAGGAACGGCTACCTTTGAAACCTATTTCGGGGAAATCGTAGGTCGCGTTGGGGTCATCAAACTGGAGGCCGAGACCAATGAACAACATTACAGCAGTATCGTGGAGCAGCTGGAAGTACTCAAATCTTCGGTTTCCGGAGTATCCCTGGACGAAGAGATGACCCAGATAATGAAGTTCCAATATGCCTTTCAAGCGAGCAGCAAGCTGATCACCGTAACGGATCAGCTCTTTCAGACTCTTCTGGATACACTCCGAAGGTAA
- a CDS encoding flagellar basal body P-ring protein FlgI, which produces MTGETGRAFNKLRVKRALTAAFITGWFVLFQAPWASANVRIKDIANFEGFRANQLIGYGIVVGLNGTGDGTRAEFTKQILSNMLYKLGVTISPSAIRVKNTATVMVTAELPPFAKAGTRLDVLVSSLGDAKSLQGGTLLLTPLRAPNREIYAVGQGPVSVGGFGAGGAGASVQQNHLTVGTVINGGLVEKDLPLSIAHARKVRLNLYKADFTTAYRMAERINEHFGSAVAKPIDASAVSVDVPERDQADVVEFLYQVENVNVRPDAKAVVILNERTGTVVMGENVRVSTVAVAHGNLNIVIRETPEVSQPEPFSERGRTVVVPRTDVYVNEEENKLLLLPEGVTIGEVVRALNAIGVSPRDLISVLMAIKEAGALQADLRLL; this is translated from the coding sequence ATGACGGGAGAAACGGGAAGAGCCTTTAATAAGCTTCGAGTGAAACGGGCGTTGACCGCCGCCTTCATAACAGGATGGTTCGTCCTTTTTCAGGCGCCTTGGGCATCTGCCAATGTCAGAATAAAGGACATTGCCAATTTTGAAGGTTTTCGTGCGAATCAGCTCATCGGATACGGCATCGTCGTCGGTTTGAACGGTACCGGGGACGGGACCCGCGCCGAATTCACAAAGCAGATCCTGTCGAACATGTTGTACAAATTGGGCGTGACCATTTCCCCCAGCGCGATTCGTGTGAAAAACACGGCAACGGTTATGGTCACGGCGGAACTTCCTCCCTTCGCCAAAGCGGGGACGCGTCTGGATGTTCTGGTCTCCTCTTTGGGAGATGCGAAGAGTCTGCAGGGAGGGACTCTGTTGTTGACTCCCCTTCGAGCTCCAAACCGAGAGATCTATGCGGTGGGCCAGGGGCCCGTGTCCGTGGGCGGGTTCGGAGCCGGGGGCGCAGGCGCCTCAGTCCAGCAGAATCATCTGACTGTGGGGACGGTGATCAATGGTGGGCTGGTCGAAAAGGATCTCCCGCTGTCGATCGCACATGCTAGAAAGGTTAGGCTTAACCTGTACAAAGCCGATTTCACCACAGCCTATCGAATGGCGGAAAGGATCAACGAACACTTCGGATCGGCGGTGGCGAAACCGATAGATGCGAGTGCGGTGAGTGTGGATGTTCCGGAAAGGGACCAGGCCGACGTGGTCGAGTTCCTCTACCAGGTCGAAAACGTGAACGTCAGGCCGGACGCCAAGGCCGTAGTCATTTTGAACGAGCGCACCGGCACTGTGGTGATGGGAGAAAACGTCCGGGTATCCACTGTGGCCGTTGCTCATGGAAATCTGAACATCGTGATCCGAGAGACCCCGGAGGTGTCCCAACCGGAGCCTTTTTCCGAAAGAGGCCGAACGGTGGTGGTTCCGAGGACGGATGTGTACGTGAACGAGGAAGAAAACAAATTGCTGCTTCTTCCGGAGGGAGTAACGATCGGAGAAGTGGTCCGGGCGCTGAACGCCATCGGCGTGTCGCCGAGAGACCTCATTTCGGTGCTCATGGCGATCAAGGAAGCCGGAGCATTACAGGCTGATTTAAGACTTTTGTAG
- a CDS encoding flagellar basal body L-ring protein FlgH produces MKKENRFCILCLLVLVLVQLGCAERPPVRDRTKFFGQVPEPVLTLPERQYPGSLWQERNSESILFMDHKASQVNDIVTVQIVETVAGTGVSNSKYEKETELGFQVDALLGLPQSLGMNNFLGLGEPFQPGVKGKSVNDFEGKGQTRRSGTLSGTITCRVVEVFQNGNMEIRGSREVTLNREQQFIVLSGVIRQEDITSFNTIRSDNVADARIEYYGEGILADKESPGWLARVLDWVWPF; encoded by the coding sequence ATGAAAAAGGAAAACCGTTTCTGCATCCTGTGTCTCCTCGTCCTAGTACTTGTTCAACTCGGTTGCGCGGAAAGGCCGCCCGTACGGGACCGAACCAAATTCTTCGGTCAGGTGCCCGAACCCGTGCTCACGTTGCCTGAAAGGCAGTATCCCGGCTCGCTCTGGCAGGAGCGCAATTCAGAGAGCATCCTGTTCATGGACCATAAGGCGAGCCAGGTGAACGACATTGTGACAGTGCAGATTGTGGAGACGGTAGCCGGAACCGGCGTATCCAACTCAAAATATGAAAAAGAAACCGAACTGGGCTTTCAGGTGGACGCCCTGCTTGGGCTTCCCCAATCGCTGGGCATGAACAACTTTCTGGGATTAGGGGAACCGTTTCAACCGGGGGTGAAAGGGAAAAGCGTCAACGATTTCGAGGGCAAAGGCCAAACCAGGAGGTCCGGAACTCTGTCCGGGACGATCACGTGCAGGGTGGTTGAAGTATTTCAAAACGGCAATATGGAGATCAGGGGGTCGCGGGAAGTCACACTGAACCGCGAACAGCAATTCATCGTTCTGAGCGGCGTCATACGCCAGGAAGACATTACATCTTTCAACACCATCCGATCAGACAATGTTGCCGATGCCCGGATCGAATACTACGGCGAGGGGATTCTGGCAGACAAGGAAAGTCCGGGCTGGCTGGCGCGAGTACTCGACTGGGTCTGGCCGTTTTAG
- the flgL gene encoding flagellar hook-associated protein FlgL has protein sequence MRVTQNMIYQSILGGILNNQERLLEYQTQVSTGKQVLKASDGPLDMGRILSYREVISRTEQYPRNIVRADSWLSTTESVLQEASNLLQGAKTLAVQQANGTQSAESRQAAVTEIEGVIESLIRLGNTRVGNSYIFGGTRTAYAPFNADGTYNGNGKSIQAEINDGVFQAYNLPGSDFLVADLNPVIAEPHNNTGKLAYAYSGMATGQQAQLNNWVLSNPADNSTYDITITLDDGVDHTVSYTTSASATQDELGRGLVRAVRHDLDLNDAVDATYEDGVFSLTAKASDETGNSYKMRTVTTPFSTSHSRFSGAVAEVDSGFVFDDTNDSLVFVETGYAAVNTVSAALGDTTYSINFQFGNTEETITVNYGVPPTQDALGADLADAVNGNTVLSQWLTARYDATTDELTVAAKAGVPGSDTFTATETAGTAFDQTQVESTFNRKDFTVTADLLADSDAVRGVVYDGKEVARFVAQAMEAKSAASGFSFEYSVEYDFIDDQETLNRFTITNNQSNNSDMQLLWTASEIRETLAFANRDPNPLNAGDVVTSEEEVEFTILSGVNDRFRINVDGGGVTEITLAAGAYTAEELADHMQSRINAATNAVKVDYSESRGGQFAITSQSSGMTSTIRLMAGEGPERQSDFLRTIGFSTEAGITIAGSGPGSLDSTTLLNLDSILNPSNHQIDLTLQAGGTWAIADNGGFPSLSVTSSNASSIELDFDGDLVGDLHLDVSGWAAGQTLSLDLAREYRENSYYDDGTDSVFVKDLNGGAGIRMEAPPQYVVDAFNNSISYNSDLGGGVLAIPSGTYTGEELAAVIEQEFNNATASMDFSVNYSDGRFSIAKRGGSLDLDWADPASTALGLLGFRPYATSGALSYTSDYAVQTYHVSAMDRAGNLARIDMAPFEVIGGGANRNNIIRFNDGGVAQVEIPPGFYDGAQLAQAIESRMEAESLASGGGHDYTVEFRDGTFTFINEDGAPPVTLDWTVAGNASDLLGFVNGSTLVGEVSYTSQFVIPDLTVHDFVERMNAGFASAGVNITVLMNGEGNGLELIDTNDPRDRVTNMRVFMSDTARDLGIYKEDRLITIDDNINTVYFSIPSAASGTTYQATLTPGTYNGNQMAKALKNVLEQALDITDPTNETTATFQVDYSPDRGVFAITPSTEMEIHWVTSPLPAGAGSSAASVLGITTDWVFSGAGPFSPQYSDETAGAEGMPSSITGTDLNPLLKAYTGVGDLYGGAGVDPGKIEIVNGSKRVEVDLEGVRNMRELMARINSADVEVRSKFNKNSTALKLESLIDGAVPVVLSVDDDTAQLLGLSAGRDILDTLYDFKQALMNNDSESLENVAANLQAGMDRFSEHLVESGARLQIVDQTQQYIEQYSLELKGLLSEAEDVDITEAITRLLNQEQAVQATLQSASRLVSLSLLDFLD, from the coding sequence ATGCGAGTAACCCAAAACATGATTTACCAGTCCATACTTGGCGGCATCCTGAACAATCAAGAACGCCTGCTCGAATATCAAACCCAGGTGAGCACCGGAAAACAGGTGCTCAAGGCTTCGGACGGGCCGCTGGATATGGGGCGCATCCTGTCTTACAGGGAAGTGATTTCGAGGACCGAACAATATCCTCGAAACATAGTGCGTGCGGATTCCTGGTTGTCCACCACGGAGAGCGTGCTGCAGGAAGCGTCGAATCTGCTTCAGGGGGCCAAAACGTTGGCGGTCCAACAGGCCAATGGAACTCAAAGCGCGGAAAGCCGGCAGGCCGCTGTGACGGAGATAGAAGGTGTAATCGAGAGCTTGATTCGTCTGGGCAACACGCGAGTCGGCAATTCCTACATTTTCGGCGGCACCCGGACCGCATATGCGCCATTCAATGCCGACGGCACATACAACGGGAATGGCAAGAGCATACAGGCGGAAATAAACGACGGGGTTTTCCAGGCCTACAACCTCCCGGGAAGTGACTTCCTGGTGGCGGATCTGAACCCGGTCATCGCCGAGCCCCATAATAACACCGGGAAACTGGCGTATGCGTATAGTGGTATGGCCACGGGACAACAGGCGCAACTGAACAACTGGGTGTTATCCAACCCCGCCGATAATAGCACCTACGACATCACGATCACGCTGGATGACGGCGTGGATCACACGGTTTCTTATACCACCAGTGCTTCGGCAACCCAGGATGAACTCGGACGCGGCCTGGTGCGAGCCGTCCGGCACGACCTTGATCTCAACGACGCCGTCGACGCCACATACGAAGACGGTGTCTTCAGCCTCACGGCCAAAGCTTCGGACGAAACGGGCAATAGTTATAAGATGAGGACCGTCACCACGCCGTTCAGCACCAGTCACAGCCGGTTCTCCGGCGCCGTGGCTGAAGTCGATTCCGGATTTGTGTTTGACGATACCAACGACTCGCTGGTGTTCGTGGAAACGGGCTATGCGGCGGTGAACACCGTTTCGGCGGCGCTGGGGGACACCACGTACTCGATCAACTTCCAATTTGGGAATACGGAAGAAACCATAACCGTGAACTATGGCGTTCCCCCTACCCAGGACGCGTTGGGGGCCGATCTGGCGGACGCCGTCAATGGAAATACGGTGCTTTCGCAATGGCTCACAGCGCGTTACGACGCGACCACCGATGAACTGACGGTAGCGGCCAAAGCGGGCGTGCCGGGTTCGGATACGTTCACCGCCACGGAGACGGCCGGTACGGCGTTCGATCAAACGCAGGTGGAATCAACGTTTAACCGGAAGGATTTTACCGTCACGGCGGATCTCCTGGCGGACAGTGATGCGGTTCGAGGAGTCGTGTACGACGGAAAAGAGGTGGCGCGTTTTGTTGCACAGGCGATGGAAGCCAAGAGCGCGGCTTCCGGATTCTCGTTTGAGTACAGCGTGGAGTACGACTTTATCGACGATCAGGAGACACTGAACCGGTTCACCATAACGAACAATCAGTCGAACAACTCCGACATGCAATTGCTGTGGACGGCCAGCGAGATCAGGGAGACGCTCGCATTTGCGAATCGGGATCCGAATCCGTTGAACGCCGGCGATGTGGTCACCAGCGAGGAAGAGGTCGAATTCACGATACTTAGCGGTGTCAACGACCGGTTCCGGATCAACGTGGACGGCGGGGGGGTTACGGAGATCACTCTGGCCGCCGGTGCATATACCGCTGAAGAGCTGGCCGATCACATGCAGTCCAGGATCAACGCGGCCACCAACGCCGTGAAAGTCGATTATTCCGAAAGCCGGGGGGGCCAGTTTGCCATTACTTCCCAAAGCTCGGGCATGACGTCCACCATTCGACTGATGGCCGGTGAGGGCCCTGAGAGGCAAAGCGATTTCTTGAGAACGATCGGGTTTTCCACTGAAGCCGGAATTACGATCGCAGGAAGCGGGCCGGGGAGTTTGGATTCGACGACACTGCTGAATCTGGATTCCATCCTGAATCCGTCGAATCACCAAATCGATCTCACACTCCAGGCGGGCGGAACCTGGGCCATTGCCGACAACGGCGGTTTTCCGTCCCTATCCGTAACTTCATCCAATGCTTCCAGTATCGAGTTGGATTTCGATGGCGACCTGGTGGGGGATCTGCACCTGGACGTTTCGGGATGGGCGGCCGGACAGACGCTGTCTCTCGATCTGGCGCGCGAGTATCGGGAAAATTCCTACTATGACGACGGTACGGACTCCGTTTTTGTAAAGGATCTGAATGGGGGAGCGGGTATTCGTATGGAAGCCCCGCCGCAATACGTGGTGGATGCCTTCAACAACTCGATCAGCTACAACAGCGATCTGGGAGGAGGAGTCCTTGCCATCCCTTCCGGGACCTACACCGGCGAGGAGTTGGCGGCCGTGATAGAACAGGAATTCAATAACGCGACAGCGTCCATGGACTTTTCGGTTAACTACTCCGACGGACGATTCAGCATAGCGAAGCGCGGAGGCTCCCTCGACCTAGATTGGGCGGATCCGGCCTCAACCGCTCTGGGACTGTTGGGTTTCAGACCGTATGCTACATCCGGAGCCCTTTCGTACACGAGTGACTACGCCGTACAAACTTACCACGTCAGCGCGATGGATCGAGCCGGAAACCTGGCCCGGATCGATATGGCGCCTTTCGAAGTGATCGGGGGCGGCGCAAACCGGAACAACATCATTCGATTCAATGACGGAGGGGTGGCGCAGGTGGAAATACCGCCGGGTTTCTATGACGGGGCCCAGCTGGCGCAGGCGATTGAAAGCCGGATGGAGGCGGAATCCCTGGCTTCCGGCGGCGGTCATGACTACACCGTGGAGTTCCGGGATGGAACCTTCACATTTATCAATGAAGACGGAGCGCCGCCGGTAACGCTCGATTGGACCGTGGCGGGGAACGCTTCGGATCTTCTGGGATTCGTCAATGGTTCGACGCTGGTGGGCGAAGTGTCCTACACCAGTCAATTTGTCATCCCGGATCTTACGGTGCATGATTTCGTAGAGCGCATGAACGCGGGTTTTGCTTCGGCCGGAGTGAACATCACGGTGCTGATGAACGGGGAAGGCAACGGTCTCGAGCTGATCGACACCAACGACCCGAGGGATCGCGTGACGAACATGCGGGTTTTCATGTCGGATACGGCGCGGGATCTGGGAATCTACAAAGAGGATCGCCTGATTACGATCGATGACAACATCAATACCGTCTATTTCAGCATACCTTCGGCAGCGTCCGGGACGACCTACCAGGCGACGCTGACTCCGGGGACGTATAACGGCAATCAGATGGCGAAAGCGTTGAAAAACGTCCTCGAGCAGGCTTTGGACATTACGGATCCCACGAACGAGACCACTGCCACGTTCCAGGTGGATTACTCGCCGGATAGGGGCGTGTTCGCCATAACCCCATCCACGGAGATGGAAATCCATTGGGTTACGAGCCCGCTGCCCGCCGGCGCCGGGTCATCCGCGGCATCCGTTCTGGGCATTACAACCGATTGGGTGTTTTCCGGAGCCGGTCCGTTTTCGCCCCAATACTCGGACGAAACCGCAGGGGCGGAGGGTATGCCGAGCAGTATTACGGGCACGGACCTCAATCCTCTGCTGAAGGCGTACACCGGGGTCGGAGACCTTTACGGTGGAGCAGGCGTGGATCCGGGTAAGATAGAAATCGTCAACGGCTCCAAACGGGTTGAAGTGGATCTGGAAGGCGTCCGGAACATGCGTGAACTGATGGCCCGAATCAATTCGGCCGACGTTGAAGTGCGATCGAAATTCAATAAGAATTCAACGGCGCTCAAACTGGAATCACTGATTGACGGCGCCGTACCCGTGGTGTTAAGCGTAGATGACGATACTGCGCAACTCCTGGGCCTTTCGGCCGGTCGGGACATATTGGATACCCTGTATGATTTCAAACAGGCTCTGATGAATAACGATTCCGAATCGCTCGAGAACGTAGCCGCAAACCTGCAGGCAGGCATGGACCGGTTTTCGGAGCATTTGGTGGAATCAGGAGCGAGACTCCAGATCGTCGATCAAACACAGCAGTACATCGAGCAGTATAGTCTGGAACTCAAAGGACTGCTGTCGGAAGCGGAAGACGTAGACATCACGGAGGCTATAACGCGTTTGCTCAACCAGGAACAAGCGGTTCAGGCGACGTTGCAGTCTGCTTCACGTCTGGTATCTCTCAGTCTGTTGGACTTCTTGGATTAG
- the flgM gene encoding flagellar biosynthesis anti-sigma factor FlgM, which produces MRIDKTTSQQAELLKQMKTADTERAQEQQSHERAEKPSGARESVEISSRAQEMKSARDALEAQPDVRAEKVEQVKSRIEQGTYQVNGSQIAEKIIRDSLFNFMA; this is translated from the coding sequence ATGCGGATTGATAAAACGACCAGCCAACAGGCGGAATTACTCAAGCAGATGAAAACCGCGGACACGGAGCGGGCTCAGGAGCAACAAAGTCATGAGCGCGCCGAGAAACCTTCGGGTGCGAGGGAGAGTGTAGAGATCTCCAGCCGAGCCCAGGAAATGAAAAGTGCCCGCGACGCTCTTGAGGCGCAGCCCGACGTACGAGCAGAGAAGGTGGAGCAAGTCAAGTCACGGATTGAGCAGGGAACCTACCAGGTAAACGGTAGTCAAATCGCCGAAAAAATCATTCGCGATTCCCTCTTCAACTTTATGGCTTAG
- a CDS encoding rod-binding protein, translating into MGHFDFLLHLNPQTVEGPKADKKVLKQACEEFEALFWEQLLKGMRKTIPKSEFWGNRREEELYTSLYDQGLSVVLSERGGLGLAEMLMKQMEPAAEHSSTGTEGEEAAADGTQAGEEPE; encoded by the coding sequence ATGGGGCATTTTGACTTTTTGTTGCACTTGAACCCTCAGACGGTTGAGGGCCCGAAAGCCGATAAAAAGGTGCTCAAACAAGCATGCGAAGAGTTCGAAGCCCTGTTTTGGGAACAATTGTTGAAAGGCATGAGGAAAACCATCCCCAAGAGCGAATTTTGGGGAAATCGGAGGGAAGAGGAGCTGTACACTTCGCTGTACGATCAGGGTTTATCGGTCGTGTTGAGTGAACGGGGAGGCTTGGGGCTGGCTGAGATGCTGATGAAACAGATGGAGCCGGCTGCCGAGCATTCATCGACGGGAACGGAGGGGGAGGAAGCAGCGGCTGACGGAACGCAGGCGGGAGAAGAACCGGAATGA
- a CDS encoding flagellar protein FlgN produces the protein MEDLICDLFGILTREADCYETLADTIRAERTFLTRLASDELGLNNDSKSRLIEDIRRFEAERQRIALELAGALKLPSESANLSSIAAVAPPPWNHRLNEVRIRLQHLTRAVLSANEQNRRLVEHSRRHFKRFLLTLIPNRNETETYRSSGIMRNIQPNSGRLVSRNA, from the coding sequence GTGGAAGATCTGATTTGCGATCTTTTCGGGATTTTAACCCGAGAAGCGGACTGCTACGAGACACTCGCCGATACCATTCGGGCGGAACGGACGTTCCTGACCCGTTTGGCGTCGGACGAACTCGGACTAAACAACGACTCAAAAAGTCGACTGATCGAAGACATCCGCAGGTTCGAAGCAGAGCGTCAAAGGATTGCCCTCGAACTAGCGGGAGCCCTGAAACTACCTTCCGAGTCGGCCAATCTTTCCAGCATAGCGGCAGTGGCCCCTCCCCCATGGAACCATCGTCTGAACGAGGTTCGCATCCGTTTACAGCATCTAACTCGAGCCGTTCTGTCAGCCAACGAGCAAAACCGTAGATTGGTCGAGCATTCCCGCCGTCACTTCAAGCGGTTTTTGCTGACGTTGATCCCGAACCGTAACGAGACCGAGACGTACAGATCGTCCGGTATCATGCGGAACATTCAACCGAATAGCGGAAGACTCGTTTCTAGAAACGCATAA
- the flgA gene encoding flagellar basal body P-ring formation protein FlgA → MRASRKNFRNNVSLTVLCMLVSVACSVGASQLPSIEVALKQEADVTSHLIRLSEVGEVILQEPELREVVSSLTIGVAPALCRDTLLHADVVEKRLQEAFPNRRVEVTGATIVRVKRTCRDISEKELARIGEEFIREHMDWQEADVEIQDVKTIGVELPGVDISYAVSASPNEDYLGPVSLEIMLKHDGEVLRRLRWRGWVAVMTNAVVASRTLDRNEIVRDGDVRIDRLDLSRLHTSTLASLTDVVGKRVTRRIAEGAVLTPDDLDRPLWVTRGASVLIVAQSPWFRVTTKGLAREDGARGEEVRVLNISSKREVVGKVVGPQTVKVAF, encoded by the coding sequence TTGAGAGCATCGAGGAAAAACTTCAGGAACAACGTGAGTCTGACCGTTCTGTGCATGTTGGTTTCGGTGGCCTGTTCGGTTGGGGCGTCGCAGCTTCCTTCCATCGAGGTCGCTCTGAAACAAGAGGCGGACGTAACGAGTCACCTGATCCGTCTTTCCGAGGTGGGCGAGGTCATCCTTCAGGAGCCTGAACTTAGGGAAGTTGTTTCGTCCCTCACGATAGGAGTTGCGCCGGCGCTTTGTCGGGACACTTTGCTGCATGCGGACGTGGTCGAGAAGCGATTGCAGGAAGCCTTCCCGAACAGGAGAGTCGAGGTCACAGGCGCGACGATAGTCCGTGTGAAGAGGACCTGCCGCGACATATCCGAAAAAGAGCTAGCGCGCATTGGGGAAGAGTTCATACGGGAACACATGGATTGGCAAGAAGCGGATGTCGAGATCCAAGACGTTAAGACCATCGGTGTCGAGCTACCCGGAGTGGACATTTCATATGCGGTTTCAGCGTCGCCAAACGAAGACTATCTGGGCCCCGTAAGTCTGGAAATCATGCTGAAGCACGACGGAGAAGTGCTGAGGCGGCTCCGTTGGCGGGGATGGGTCGCGGTCATGACGAATGCGGTCGTCGCTTCCAGAACGTTGGATCGGAACGAGATCGTTCGGGACGGCGATGTTCGTATCGACCGATTGGACCTTTCCCGGCTGCATACAAGCACGCTGGCGAGTCTGACGGACGTTGTCGGGAAACGGGTCACGAGGAGAATCGCGGAAGGCGCTGTGTTGACGCCCGACGATCTGGACCGGCCTTTATGGGTGACGCGGGGGGCCAGTGTTCTTATCGTTGCTCAGTCTCCCTGGTTCCGCGTGACGACCAAAGGATTGGCTCGGGAGGACGGAGCGCGGGGGGAAGAGGTTCGAGTGTTGAACATCTCTTCCAAAAGGGAAGTGGTAGGCAAGGTGGTGGGTCCTCAAACCGTAAAGGTGGCGTTTTGA